The proteins below come from a single Camelus bactrianus isolate YW-2024 breed Bactrian camel chromosome 2, ASM4877302v1, whole genome shotgun sequence genomic window:
- the TRMT10A gene encoding tRNA methyltransferase 10 homolog A isoform X1, which translates to MTANNKHQIMSSEMLPAVSGTSNDEKKQDLSEDQEENQKPGLGERFEPISKRQMKKLMKQKQWEEQRELRKQKRKEKRKRKQLERQCQLESNTDGSDRKRIRRDVVHSTLRLIVDCSFDSLMVLKDIKKLHKQIQRCYAENRRALHPVQFYLTSHGGQLKKNMDENDKGWVNWKDIHIKPEHYSEFIKKEDLIYLTSDSPNILKELDESKAYIIGGLVDHNHHKGLTYKQASDHGIDHAQLPLGDFVKMNSRKVLAVNHVFEIILEYLETRDWQEAFFTILPQRKGAVPTDKACESSSHDKKLAQVEDGLNSDSSEEENSTNLLDSPHEEEKQDKENGTEPTVNSIPH; encoded by the exons ATGACTGCCAATAAT AAGCATCAAATAATGtcatctgaaatgttaccagcaGTTAGTGGGACTTCTAATGATGAAAAAAAACAAGACTTAAGTGAAGACCAGGAGGAGAACCAGAAGCCAGGATTAGGTGAAAGGTTTGAACCCATATCTAAAAGGCAAATGAAGAAGCTCATGAAACAGAAACAATGGGAAGAGCAACGAGAACTCCGCAA ACAAAAGCGGAAGGAAAAACGCAAGAGAAAGCAGTTAGAGCGACAGTGTCAACTGGAATCAAATACAGATGGAAGTGACAGAAAACGTATTCGAAGAGACGTTGTTCACAGCACACTCCGCCTTATCGTTGACTGCAGTTTTGACAGCTTGATGGTACTAAAG GACATTAAGAAACTTCATAAGCAGATTCAACGATGTTATGCAGAAAATCGACGAGCACTGCATCCTGTGCAG ttttacttGACAAGCCATGGAGGCCaattgaaaaagaacatggatGAAAATGACAAAGGATGGGTCAACTGGAAG GACATCCACATCAAACCAGAGCACTATAGTGAATTTATAAAGAAAGAAGACCTGATTTATCTTACATCAGATTCACCTAATATACTAAAGGAATTAGATGAATCAAAGGCCTATATAATTGGAGGATTAGTAGATCACAACCATCATAAG GGACTCACATATAAACAAGCATCTGATCATGGAATTGATCATGCACAGCTCCCCCTTGGAGATTTTGTGAAGATGAATAGTAGAAAAGTTTTGGCAGTTAATCATG TGTTTGAGATTATTCTGGAATACTTGGAAACAAGAGACTGGCAAGAAGCATTTTTCACTATCTTACCCCAAAGGAAAGGAGCTGTTCCCACAGACAAAGCCTGTGAAAGTTCTTCACATGACAAAAAATTAGCCCAAGTTGAAGATGGATTGAACAGTGATTCCAGTGAGGAGGAAAATAGTACAAATTTACTAGATTCACCACATGAGGAAGAAAAACAGGATAAAGAAAACGGCACTGAACCTACAGTGAACTCTATACCACACtaa
- the TRMT10A gene encoding tRNA methyltransferase 10 homolog A isoform X2, with translation MSSEMLPAVSGTSNDEKKQDLSEDQEENQKPGLGERFEPISKRQMKKLMKQKQWEEQRELRKQKRKEKRKRKQLERQCQLESNTDGSDRKRIRRDVVHSTLRLIVDCSFDSLMVLKDIKKLHKQIQRCYAENRRALHPVQFYLTSHGGQLKKNMDENDKGWVNWKDIHIKPEHYSEFIKKEDLIYLTSDSPNILKELDESKAYIIGGLVDHNHHKGLTYKQASDHGIDHAQLPLGDFVKMNSRKVLAVNHVFEIILEYLETRDWQEAFFTILPQRKGAVPTDKACESSSHDKKLAQVEDGLNSDSSEEENSTNLLDSPHEEEKQDKENGTEPTVNSIPH, from the exons ATGtcatctgaaatgttaccagcaGTTAGTGGGACTTCTAATGATGAAAAAAAACAAGACTTAAGTGAAGACCAGGAGGAGAACCAGAAGCCAGGATTAGGTGAAAGGTTTGAACCCATATCTAAAAGGCAAATGAAGAAGCTCATGAAACAGAAACAATGGGAAGAGCAACGAGAACTCCGCAA ACAAAAGCGGAAGGAAAAACGCAAGAGAAAGCAGTTAGAGCGACAGTGTCAACTGGAATCAAATACAGATGGAAGTGACAGAAAACGTATTCGAAGAGACGTTGTTCACAGCACACTCCGCCTTATCGTTGACTGCAGTTTTGACAGCTTGATGGTACTAAAG GACATTAAGAAACTTCATAAGCAGATTCAACGATGTTATGCAGAAAATCGACGAGCACTGCATCCTGTGCAG ttttacttGACAAGCCATGGAGGCCaattgaaaaagaacatggatGAAAATGACAAAGGATGGGTCAACTGGAAG GACATCCACATCAAACCAGAGCACTATAGTGAATTTATAAAGAAAGAAGACCTGATTTATCTTACATCAGATTCACCTAATATACTAAAGGAATTAGATGAATCAAAGGCCTATATAATTGGAGGATTAGTAGATCACAACCATCATAAG GGACTCACATATAAACAAGCATCTGATCATGGAATTGATCATGCACAGCTCCCCCTTGGAGATTTTGTGAAGATGAATAGTAGAAAAGTTTTGGCAGTTAATCATG TGTTTGAGATTATTCTGGAATACTTGGAAACAAGAGACTGGCAAGAAGCATTTTTCACTATCTTACCCCAAAGGAAAGGAGCTGTTCCCACAGACAAAGCCTGTGAAAGTTCTTCACATGACAAAAAATTAGCCCAAGTTGAAGATGGATTGAACAGTGATTCCAGTGAGGAGGAAAATAGTACAAATTTACTAGATTCACCACATGAGGAAGAAAAACAGGATAAAGAAAACGGCACTGAACCTACAGTGAACTCTATACCACACtaa